The window ATTTCTGATTGCAAGATGctattgttttaaggttctaacgatCCTGATCATTTTCACCTCTGAACGGGCATTCTTTTgtccatctttgtcatgaaagtATTTTCATGAAAGTATCCATAGCCCGCTTTGCATCATTTTAAAGTGGCATAAAGATTGGAAAACTAATATGTAGTTTGGTAAACATGAGAACACAATATTTTGCATACATGTATTGCATGTTTTTATATGTCACATGTGCAATTATTGATGATCAAGCATCAtgcatgcaacacatgcatcaccatTTAATCTTGAAATGTCTTATATTTGCCACatattttaatatatacatgtgttataaaTGTTACATGTATCACCAACTATTTTAAACTCTTCAAATGTGGTATTCTTTATTTACTTTTAATAGTTGAATAATAGAAAATTGAATAATTAATGTAAAACATCAGATCGGCTAAGATAAACTATTTACAATACTATGACCCAGATAGCTGTATGGCAGGCACAATTTTTTTCGCATCCAAACGGCCGGTTAGGGTTTAGCATATTAGCATATGATTGGGTTCTTCTAGACATATTAGCATCTAGATTATTAGAATAAGCTAACCAACCAGTTATGTTGGTATAAATAATATTCAGCAAATCAAAGAAAACCAATCAAATATTATAATATTTAGGATTTTATGTAAGAATACTTTGGATTCTTTAGCAACTGTAGTAAATTTTCATTTATGGTTGCCTCGCCAACTGGTCAATATCAGCCATCCTACCCTTGATGAAAGGACGGTCGGTGTTGCGCCTTTTTACGCACTGATCCAAGGGCATCTGGGCCCACCCAAAAGACGGTCGATGTCAGTGATTTTTGCATAAAAATTTCCATGACCTGCACGTCGACCGTTTTCAGTCATTCTCTGAAAGCCATTACCGGCCGAATATCCTTTGATtataagggtattttggtaatttttcTACAGAACGGTAAGAGTCATATGCCTTTAAATGCCTTTGAATACCTTTGTATGTGCATGCCATCTCTTTCTTGCTCTCTTCCCTTTCTGCTCATTACTTCACTCTCTTTGACTTTGTCTTTACAGTAGTTTGTTTTCAACAATCTCTCCTCAACTACATGGATGATCGGGCCAATGACTCCACCAATGGTCCGATCAACGGCTCGGAGAGGTCCGAGCCAGTTCGGTCCCGGTGGACCCCGAAGCCTGAACAGATCCTGATCTTAGAATCCATCTTCAACAGTGGGATGGTGAACCCACCCAAAGATGAGACTGTGAGAATAAGGAAGCTCCTTGAGAAATTTGGGTCAGTGGGGGATGCCAATGTCTTCTACTGGTTCCAAAATCGACGGTCCAGATCGCGCCGGCGGCAACGTCAGATTCAGGCTGGCCTGGCAAACGACTCACGGATTCCCGTCATGGGCCGTGCTGGCAGTGCAATTCAATATGAATCCACTTCAGCTTCCTCGGGCAGTGGATGCTTAGTTTCTTCATCTTCAGTGCCATTTCCAGCCTCTTCTTCCTGTATTTTGGCTTCTCCTTCTTATCATTGCGGAGGTTTCGTCGAGGATGGCAGCAATGATCTATTTTCAATCTCTCAGCAAATGGGTTTGGCTGAGATCGAGCACACATCGTCAGGTTCTTCCATGTTTTGGCCTTCTGATAATTCCAACTTGCATTACCAGTCTGGTTAGTACATGGTATTCTTTTTTCAATgcgttcatcttgttaatgttggaaGATAAAAATGCCTTTCAAGTCTTAGAGAAAAGCAATGATTTTTCAAGTCATAGAAAAAAGCAATGATTTCAAGAAATATCAGTAAGCATACAGTATCTCCGATATCAGTATTTTAATGAGTTTTGAGAATATTAttttaatggatttttttttcatgaagTTTTCACactgaaagttcatcaaatttatttatttttatctgattttttatttaaatcatgGTGTAACCAGTTAAGGCTCTGAATAGTACTAATTCCATTTTATTAATGATTTTGGATTGAAATCTGATGGGAATTGCTCAACAATGTCAACTTTGTAGCTTGATATGTTATAGACCATGGTTTTTGGTAAAAATAGATGTATTTCACAGAGACGCAATTTAACATTCGCCTTTTtgtcatttatttattatttttatcatgTCCTTATGCTCACCATCAAAGCAAATCAActgattctttttctttctagttAATGTGTAATAGGTTCATGTGGaaatttcttttctcttctttttactgatcatttacttgcctcttcttttttttttcttttttactttttttgaaAGTGTGGTTCACTTGCTTGATATATCCCACTCTTTGGTTTTAAGTGAATTTGATGTTCTCCAAGGGCAAATACTACTATCCCATATCTCTATTTAATGTATTTAGACTCTCAATTCGCTCAATCAAAGCTAACGGATTATAAAATCTACATTTAGACCGAGTTTTggtagaaaattttcatttatttatgacTTGGGCTTGTGAACCTAGAGGCATTGACACCATCAAACATCCTTGCTTGAAAGTTCTAAATTAGTGGTTTTAGTGGAAATTTGATTCACTTATCTGGTACGTACATGTACTTTTCTCTTGAAGTACTCATTGagaccccttttttttttcacatgcccTTAGATCCACCATACTTGCATTCTTGGGTACAGATGCAACactagagatttttttttttttttggaaactagACACCCATATACTCTTTTCTACTAAATTTCTTAATATAACTCATTTCACATGCACTTAGATCCTCCGTACTTGAATTATTGGTATTCGTGGATCTGATGGCTTTTGGTGGAAATTAGATCAATTTCTCTAATATCAATGACTCATTTTCTCTTTACTTCGCGTTAAGCTCCTTTTTCACAAGCATTTTTATTTTCCATGCTTGAATTGCCATGCACTAGAAGGCTTTTAGCATAACCTATATCTCTATTCTAATACCACATACTTTTTCGTAACTTTGTTGTTTTAAAATGCATTTAGATTCTCCATATTTAAATTACTTTGTATGCATGTTTTATAGGACTTTCACCGGAAATTAGACACTTCTCTATACCCGCTTCTCCTTCTTTCTATTAAAATTATTTATGGAATCGTTTTTCACACGCATGGACATTTTCCACACTCCGTACTTGAATTACAACcgaattatgtattagagagatCTTGTTAGAAATTATATATAGTTCACAAATGCCCATATCTCTTTTTGACATGCAATTATTAAAAAGCTTAAGAATATATGCTGAATTGAAATTGCATGTGAAGACTTATAAGCTCCATGATTTGCAAAACCAGGGTTTATTACTGTGTTTATCAATGGCGTACCATCAGAGGTCCCTAGAGCGCCTCTGGATGTGAGAGCTATGTTTGGTCAAGATGTAATGTTGGTCCATTCCTCAGGAGAGCCGGTTCCAGtcaatgaatatggaatttcaTTGCAAAGCTTGCAATTAGGAG of the Magnolia sinica isolate HGM2019 chromosome 7, MsV1, whole genome shotgun sequence genome contains:
- the LOC131250582 gene encoding WUSCHEL-related homeobox 11-like, whose product is HAISFLLSSLSAHYFTLFDFVFTVVCFQQSLLNYMDDRANDSTNGPINGSERSEPVRSRWTPKPEQILILESIFNSGMVNPPKDETVRIRKLLEKFGSVGDANVFYWFQNRRSRSRRRQRQIQAGLANDSRIPVMGRAGSAIQYESTSASSGSGCLVSSSSVPFPASSSCILASPSYHCGGFVEDGSNDLFSISQQMGLAEIEHTSSGSSMFWPSDNSNLHYQSGFITVFINGVPSEVPRAPLDVRAMFGQDVMLVHSSGEPVPVNEYGISLQSLQLGENYFLVSRPT